One window from the genome of [Clostridium] celerecrescens 18A encodes:
- a CDS encoding bL17 family ribosomal protein: protein MAGYRKLGKTSSQRKALIRSQVTALLYNGKIVTTEARAKEIRKVAEGLIALAVKEKDNFETVKVTAKVARKDKDGKRVKEVVNGKKVTVYDEVEKEIKKDLPSRLHARRQMLKVLYDVTEVPAQAAGRKKNTKSVDLPKKLFEEVAPKYVSRNGGYTRIVKIGQRKGDGAMAVVLELV from the coding sequence ATGGCAGGATATAGAAAGCTGGGAAAAACTTCCAGCCAGAGAAAAGCATTAATCAGAAGCCAGGTAACTGCATTATTATATAATGGCAAAATCGTGACAACAGAGGCAAGAGCAAAAGAAATCCGCAAGGTGGCTGAAGGCCTCATCGCTTTAGCGGTAAAAGAGAAAGACAACTTTGAGACTGTTAAGGTTACCGCAAAGGTTGCACGTAAAGATAAAGACGGCAAGAGAGTAAAAGAAGTTGTTAACGGTAAGAAAGTTACCGTATACGATGAAGTAGAGAAAGAGATCAAGAAAGATCTTCCTTCCAGACTTCACGCAAGAAGACAGATGTTAAAAGTTCTTTATGATGTAACAGAAGTTCCCGCACAGGCTGCAGGAAGAAAGAAAAATACAAAATCTGTTGATCTGCCAAAGAAACTGTTTGAAGAAGTTGCACCAAAGTACGTATCCCGCAACGGTGGTTATACACGTATCGTTAAGATCGGCCAGCGTAAGGGTGACGGAGCTATGGCAGTCGTGCTTGAACTGGTATAA